A single genomic interval of Lentimicrobium saccharophilum harbors:
- a CDS encoding acyl carrier protein, with protein sequence MSDIATKVKAIIVDKLGVDENEVTPEASFTNDLGADSLDTVELIMEFEKEFNIAIPDDQAEKIGTVGDAIAYIENNTK encoded by the coding sequence ATGTCAGACATTGCAACAAAAGTAAAAGCTATCATCGTTGATAAGCTTGGCGTTGATGAGAACGAAGTGACTCCCGAAGCAAGTTTCACCAACGATTTAGGTGCAGATTCTCTTGATACCGTTGAACTGATCATGGAATTCGAAAAGGAATTCAACATTGCCATCCCCGATGATCAGGCTGAAAAAATCGGTACTGTAGGCGACGCCATTGCTTACATCGAAAACAACACCAAATAA
- the fabF gene encoding beta-ketoacyl-ACP synthase II — protein MKLRRVVVTGLGALTPLGNTVPAYWDGLVNGVSGADRITRFDAGRFKTQFACEVKNFDPLNYFDRKEVRKYDPYAQYGMVSSDEAVADAGLIPEKLDLNRIGVIWASGIGGLVTFLEEVSAYATGDGTPRFNPFFIPKMIADITAGHISIKHGFKGPNFATVSACASSANAIVDAFSYIKWGKADMFVCGGSEAAVNAPGVGGFNAMHAISTRNDDPKTGSRPFDKDRDGFVIGEGAGALILEELDHALARGAKIYAEVAGSGLTADAYHMTGPHPEGDGAMRAMKAALEEAGLSPADVDHINTHGTSTPLGDIAEAKAIVTLFGEHAPKININSTKSMTGHLLGAAGAIEAIATILAVQNNIIPPTINHFTDDPEIDPTLNFTFGKAVNRTVNVAISNTFGFGGHNASILIKKFVK, from the coding sequence ATGAAGTTAAGACGAGTTGTAGTAACCGGACTAGGTGCACTTACTCCATTAGGCAATACTGTTCCAGCATACTGGGATGGCTTGGTTAATGGAGTAAGCGGCGCTGACCGTATCACGCGGTTCGATGCAGGCAGGTTCAAGACGCAGTTTGCATGCGAAGTCAAGAACTTCGATCCCCTGAATTATTTCGACAGGAAAGAAGTTCGCAAGTACGATCCCTATGCCCAGTACGGTATGGTCAGCTCTGACGAGGCAGTTGCCGATGCAGGACTGATACCCGAAAAACTCGACCTCAACCGTATTGGTGTAATCTGGGCCTCCGGAATCGGCGGGCTGGTTACCTTCCTTGAGGAAGTCAGCGCTTACGCCACCGGCGATGGAACACCCAGGTTCAACCCGTTCTTTATCCCGAAAATGATTGCCGATATCACGGCAGGACATATCTCCATCAAACATGGCTTCAAAGGCCCCAACTTCGCTACGGTTTCGGCCTGTGCATCGTCGGCCAACGCCATTGTGGACGCATTCAGTTACATCAAGTGGGGAAAGGCCGATATGTTTGTCTGCGGCGGATCGGAAGCCGCGGTAAATGCGCCCGGTGTCGGCGGTTTCAATGCCATGCACGCCATCTCCACAAGAAATGATGATCCCAAAACCGGTTCCCGTCCGTTTGACAAGGACCGCGACGGCTTTGTGATCGGAGAAGGCGCCGGAGCCCTGATCCTCGAAGAACTGGATCATGCCCTGGCCAGGGGAGCTAAAATCTACGCCGAAGTGGCCGGTAGCGGTCTTACCGCCGATGCCTATCACATGACAGGCCCCCATCCCGAAGGCGACGGCGCCATGCGCGCCATGAAAGCCGCGCTGGAAGAAGCCGGACTCAGCCCCGCCGATGTTGACCATATCAATACGCACGGCACCTCCACCCCCCTGGGTGATATTGCCGAAGCTAAAGCCATTGTTACGCTCTTCGGCGAACATGCGCCCAAAATCAACATCAACAGTACCAAATCAATGACAGGCCACCTGCTGGGAGCCGCCGGAGCCATTGAAGCCATCGCCACCATACTGGCCGTTCAGAACAACATCATTCCCCCGACCATCAACCACTTTACCGATGATCCGGAAATCGATCCCACACTGAACTTTACCTTTGGAAAGGCTGTAAACAGAACCGTCAATGTCGCCATCAGCAACACTTTCGGTTTTGGCGGACACAATGCCTCCATCCTGATCAAGAAATTTGTAAAATAA
- the rnc gene encoding ribonuclease III, with protein MFLLKLKPPRFYFSAEKHFFEAIKNIFGYYPGNIFLYKLAFRHKSQAEELHNGIRVSNERLEFLGDTVLSTVVADYLFRMFPYKDEGFLTEMRSKIVSRAQLNKLSLRLGLDQLIIHTQEKNNVYRSIRGDAFEAIVGAMYLDKGYGFTRKVLINRVIKTHFDLNELINTDLNFKSRLIEWAQKDKKQVEFNVIQEVGSGYNKQYIVEVTVDQEVAGSGRDFSIKGAEQNAAMKAIEYFGINGNGKH; from the coding sequence GTGTTCCTCCTGAAATTAAAACCACCGCGGTTTTACTTTTCCGCTGAAAAACACTTTTTTGAAGCAATAAAAAATATTTTCGGGTATTATCCCGGAAATATTTTTTTATACAAACTTGCTTTCCGCCATAAATCCCAGGCCGAAGAACTTCACAACGGGATCAGGGTCAGCAACGAAAGACTCGAATTCCTGGGCGATACCGTGCTCAGCACAGTGGTGGCCGATTACCTCTTCAGGATGTTTCCTTACAAAGATGAAGGTTTTCTTACTGAGATGCGCTCCAAGATCGTGAGCCGCGCCCAGCTCAACAAACTTTCGCTCCGCCTCGGACTTGATCAGCTGATCATCCATACCCAGGAAAAAAACAATGTGTACCGCTCCATCAGGGGCGATGCCTTCGAAGCCATTGTGGGTGCCATGTACCTGGACAAAGGCTACGGGTTTACCCGGAAAGTTCTGATAAACAGGGTAATTAAAACCCATTTTGACCTGAACGAGCTGATCAATACCGACCTGAACTTTAAAAGCCGGCTGATAGAGTGGGCGCAAAAAGACAAGAAACAGGTCGAATTCAATGTGATACAGGAGGTAGGATCAGGCTACAACAAGCAATACATTGTCGAGGTTACGGTCGATCAGGAGGTTGCCGGCTCGGGCCGCGACTTTTCCATTAAAGGCGCCGAACAAAATGCCGCCATGAAGGCCATCGAATATTTCGGAATCAACGGCAACGGGAAGCATTAA
- a CDS encoding adenylate/guanylate cyclase domain-containing protein, which produces MAKILVVDDEPDLEMLIRQKFRKKIREGEYDFVFAGNGRHALEQLEQHPDVEIVLSDINMPEMDGLTLLSKLNDQHVLLKAVIVSAYGDMENIRMAMNRGAFDFVTKPVDFYDLELTIEKTLSHVRQLRQTLKAVKENNILKMYVDETVLHFMNSREYETSVMVSETLEASIAFIDICGFTSISENEIPGNVVKLLNSYFDVMVKEIINQEGYIDKFIGDAIMAVFRGDYHLDRAIDACLAVRSEIEKLPVFSENVSYKPNVSIGINSGEVISGNIGSASLRRLDYTVIGDVVNTAQRLQSAARQGQIVICDEAYQRIKHSFKCLQIGEITLKNKQKPVMVYEVIS; this is translated from the coding sequence ATGGCTAAGATATTGGTGGTTGACGATGAGCCGGATCTTGAGATGCTGATCAGGCAGAAATTCCGTAAGAAAATAAGGGAAGGGGAGTACGATTTCGTGTTTGCCGGCAATGGCCGTCATGCCCTTGAGCAGCTGGAGCAGCACCCCGATGTGGAAATTGTGCTCAGCGACATCAACATGCCCGAAATGGATGGTCTTACCTTGCTGTCGAAGCTCAACGATCAGCACGTGTTGCTTAAGGCTGTGATTGTTTCAGCTTACGGCGATATGGAAAACATCCGCATGGCCATGAACCGCGGTGCCTTCGACTTTGTTACCAAGCCGGTTGATTTTTATGACCTTGAACTTACCATCGAAAAGACCCTCTCTCATGTAAGGCAGCTGCGCCAAACATTGAAAGCAGTTAAGGAAAACAATATCCTCAAAATGTACGTTGACGAAACGGTATTGCATTTTATGAACAGCAGGGAGTATGAAACATCGGTAATGGTCAGTGAAACGCTCGAGGCGAGCATTGCTTTTATTGATATCTGCGGGTTTACTTCGATCAGCGAAAACGAAATTCCCGGTAATGTCGTGAAGTTGCTCAACAGCTATTTTGATGTGATGGTAAAGGAAATCATCAACCAGGAAGGTTATATTGATAAGTTTATCGGCGATGCGATTATGGCTGTTTTTCGCGGCGATTATCACCTGGACCGGGCGATTGATGCCTGCCTGGCAGTCCGCAGTGAAATTGAAAAGCTGCCTGTTTTTTCAGAAAATGTCAGCTACAAACCAAATGTTTCAATTGGTATTAATAGTGGAGAAGTAATATCGGGCAATATCGGCTCTGCCAGTTTACGCCGGCTCGATTATACGGTAATCGGTGATGTGGTAAATACCGCGCAAAGACTGCAATCGGCAGCCAGACAAGGGCAGATCGTAATTTGCGATGAAGCGTATCAAAGAATAAAGCATTCTTTCAAATGCCTGCAAATCGGCGAAATCACACTTAAAAACAAGCAGAAGCCCGTAATGGTGTATGAGGTAATCAGCTAA
- a CDS encoding response regulator has protein sequence MIKILVVDDEKDIQPLFEQRFRKEIRSGEILLEFAFSGEEALICLEKYVHEAVLILSDINMPGMSGLELLSRIKAKHHDPPPMVMMISAYGDQENYTKAMELGADDFISKPVDFVALKEKIKKCCDG, from the coding sequence ATGATTAAGATATTGGTCGTTGATGACGAAAAAGACATACAGCCGTTGTTTGAACAGCGGTTCCGCAAGGAAATCAGATCAGGTGAAATACTGCTTGAGTTTGCCTTTTCGGGTGAGGAAGCACTGATTTGCCTCGAAAAATACGTGCATGAAGCGGTGCTTATCCTATCCGATATCAACATGCCGGGCATGAGCGGGCTGGAGTTGCTCAGCCGCATCAAAGCCAAACATCATGATCCCCCGCCAATGGTGATGATGATTTCAGCTTACGGGGATCAGGAAAATTACACAAAAGCCATGGAGCTGGGGGCCGATGACTTTATTTCGAAACCGGTGGATTTTGTAGCGCTTAAAGAGAAAATAAAAAAATGTTGTGATGGCTAA
- a CDS encoding sensor histidine kinase, which produces MYNFRITGNLFLIIFLITILLSCKREVKKAVPGPFRQGNSAEVPVVVEAGKPLVYSLDSQPAPVKIRLSSRQAPEARPFDFFINMPEFNTEHGLAMSSILCGFEDSAGNLWFGTSGNGLSKYDGQAFTNYTSNHGLIHNLVNCIHEDESGNIWFGTYGGLSKYDGMGFQNFTMEHGLIDNDINGILADSDGNLWFSSTKGVTKLLKQDIDHAGSRFINYNEKDGLPGSFVGDLFIDSKGKLWLATDYGIALYNPESAAAGEKAFVNYPLLKGGVKVFTIVEDKSGFLWIGTDKGVVKVEPSGLVKGNEDFIRYTTSDGLINNEIKSSLVDRQGNVWFGTKTGLSEYREEDSVFVNYTVKQGLAHNKVYSITQDHAGRLWFGTLGGGLSRYDGSSVTGIGGEDDFLLEAILAVSEDDDGNLWLCAGNGVFSFNVNNQREKKKYFLRYNSSQGFPENYPFAIIRDKTGRLWFSADRGLSSFDGETIVNYTVDQGLIDDNVVSLQEDSKGRLWIGTYEKGFSVFDGSTFRNFTTEQGLLHNTVWYFYEDKKGNMWMATRGGLSVFNGKTFINFTKAQGLRDNKLSYVTEDKNGNILIGSWGGGVSIIRKNTAEQLTSGSPAQVEGTVFEQFTTSEGLANDVVYGIIEDKDGNIFIGTSNGFTVLKGGIGPQGINIAGNGIEYFNQKTGYPIRDISNNFSMFLDSKGIIWAGTGDKLVRFDYSSVIKSTGPPKTRIQSVKVNHEHFSWNTLLYAGMDDSVRNREKYAVHAFLADELRVFGRLLTDEERDTLVKKYSDIGFDGIRPFSGIPENLVLPFKFNNISFDFNSLETARPFMVKYQYMLEGYDETWNPVTGKSTASFGNIPPGSYTFKVKALSPEGEWSGPALYKFEILPPFYRSWWAYLFYFLLLAAGIFAVDRFQRKRLIARERQRAVNLELMQAREIEKAYDELKSTQAQLIHSEKMASLGELAAGIAHEIQNPLNFVNNFSEVSKELIGEIQAELTNGNQEQASGMLKDVQANLDKINHHGKRADSIIKGMLQHSRSSAGTKEPANLNALADEYFRLAYHGLRAKDKSFNAAMETDYDPEIGLISFIPQDIGRVILNLITNAFYAVNEKRKLDQPGYKPVVKLQTRKILNGVEVNVTDNGDGIPDSIKDKIFQPFFTTKPTGQGTGLGLSMSFDIVTKGHGGELKVATAEGRGTTFTIFIPT; this is translated from the coding sequence TTGTATAACTTTCGAATCACCGGCAATCTGTTTCTGATCATTTTTCTGATCACGATACTTCTTTCCTGTAAACGTGAGGTGAAGAAAGCCGTACCGGGTCCCTTCCGCCAGGGGAATTCTGCTGAGGTTCCTGTTGTGGTTGAAGCCGGTAAGCCATTGGTTTACAGTCTGGATTCGCAACCTGCGCCAGTTAAGATCCGCCTTTCATCCAGGCAGGCCCCGGAAGCCCGGCCCTTTGATTTTTTCATAAATATGCCCGAATTCAATACCGAGCATGGTTTGGCGATGAGCAGTATTTTGTGCGGGTTTGAGGACTCCGCCGGGAACCTCTGGTTTGGCACCTCAGGCAACGGCCTGAGCAAATATGACGGTCAGGCCTTTACCAACTACACCTCTAACCATGGTTTGATCCATAACCTTGTCAATTGTATTCATGAAGATGAGTCCGGAAATATCTGGTTCGGAACTTATGGCGGCCTGAGCAAATACGACGGGATGGGATTTCAGAATTTTACCATGGAGCACGGGCTCATCGACAATGATATCAACGGGATTCTTGCCGACAGTGATGGCAATCTCTGGTTTTCTTCTACAAAGGGCGTTACAAAGTTGCTTAAACAGGATATTGATCATGCAGGAAGCAGGTTTATCAATTACAATGAAAAGGATGGTTTGCCGGGTAGCTTCGTCGGAGATTTATTTATAGACAGCAAGGGCAAACTCTGGCTTGCAACGGATTATGGTATAGCGCTTTACAATCCGGAGTCAGCGGCCGCAGGAGAAAAAGCCTTTGTTAATTACCCCTTATTGAAAGGAGGTGTTAAAGTCTTTACCATTGTTGAAGATAAAAGCGGATTCCTCTGGATAGGCACTGATAAAGGGGTGGTGAAGGTTGAGCCGTCCGGGCTTGTAAAGGGAAACGAAGATTTTATTCGTTATACAACCAGCGACGGATTGATAAACAATGAAATAAAAAGCAGCCTGGTTGATCGTCAGGGTAATGTTTGGTTCGGCACCAAAACCGGCCTCTCAGAGTACAGGGAGGAAGATTCCGTTTTTGTGAATTATACTGTAAAACAAGGGCTGGCTCATAACAAGGTCTACAGCATCACCCAGGATCATGCAGGCCGCCTGTGGTTCGGCACTTTAGGCGGCGGGCTCAGCAGGTATGATGGCTCCAGTGTAACCGGTATAGGCGGTGAGGATGACTTCCTGCTGGAAGCCATCCTCGCGGTGAGCGAGGATGATGATGGAAATCTGTGGTTGTGCGCCGGTAATGGTGTCTTCAGTTTTAATGTCAATAACCAAAGGGAAAAGAAGAAGTATTTTTTACGGTATAACTCCTCCCAGGGTTTCCCTGAGAATTATCCGTTTGCGATCATCAGGGATAAAACCGGAAGGTTGTGGTTCAGTGCCGATCGCGGCCTGAGTAGTTTCGATGGTGAAACAATCGTTAATTATACTGTGGATCAGGGTTTGATTGACGATAATGTGGTTAGTCTGCAGGAAGACAGCAAAGGAAGGTTATGGATCGGAACCTATGAAAAAGGATTCAGTGTATTTGACGGCTCAACTTTCCGGAACTTTACCACAGAACAGGGATTGTTGCACAATACCGTGTGGTACTTTTATGAAGATAAAAAGGGAAATATGTGGATGGCTACCCGCGGTGGCCTGAGCGTGTTCAATGGAAAAACTTTTATCAATTTTACAAAAGCACAGGGGCTCAGGGATAATAAGCTTTCGTATGTTACTGAGGATAAGAATGGTAATATCCTGATAGGCAGTTGGGGCGGCGGTGTTTCAATTATCCGGAAAAACACGGCCGAACAACTTACTTCAGGTAGTCCGGCTCAGGTTGAAGGAACTGTTTTCGAGCAATTTACAACCAGTGAAGGCTTGGCCAACGATGTGGTTTATGGAATTATAGAAGATAAAGATGGCAATATTTTTATAGGTACCAGCAATGGTTTTACCGTGTTGAAAGGAGGCATTGGCCCCCAGGGAATAAATATTGCCGGAAACGGGATTGAGTATTTCAACCAGAAAACCGGCTATCCCATCCGCGACATCAGCAATAATTTCTCTATGTTCCTCGACAGTAAAGGAATTATATGGGCAGGTACGGGTGATAAGCTTGTGCGGTTTGACTATTCCAGCGTGATCAAGAGTACCGGACCGCCGAAAACCCGGATTCAGAGTGTTAAAGTGAATCATGAGCATTTTAGCTGGAATACATTGCTTTATGCCGGCATGGATGACTCCGTCAGAAACCGGGAAAAGTATGCCGTACACGCTTTTCTGGCTGATGAGCTCCGCGTTTTTGGCCGGTTGCTTACCGATGAAGAACGTGATACGCTGGTAAAAAAATATAGTGACATTGGTTTTGATGGTATAAGACCCTTCAGTGGAATACCTGAAAATCTGGTGTTACCCTTCAAATTCAACAACATCAGTTTTGACTTCAACAGCCTCGAAACTGCCCGGCCTTTTATGGTTAAGTATCAGTATATGCTTGAAGGATACGATGAAACATGGAATCCGGTAACCGGCAAATCCACGGCAAGCTTTGGAAATATTCCGCCGGGTTCATATACCTTTAAAGTGAAGGCCTTGAGTCCTGAAGGTGAATGGAGCGGACCGGCACTTTATAAGTTCGAAATTCTTCCGCCGTTTTACCGTTCATGGTGGGCATACCTGTTTTACTTTTTGTTACTGGCGGCGGGAATTTTTGCCGTTGACCGGTTTCAGCGCAAACGCCTGATTGCCCGGGAGCGGCAGAGGGCTGTGAATCTGGAACTTATGCAGGCCAGGGAAATTGAAAAGGCTTATGACGAACTTAAATCCACGCAGGCACAACTTATTCACAGTGAAAAAATGGCATCATTGGGCGAACTGGCAGCCGGCATAGCCCATGAAATACAAAATCCGCTCAATTTTGTCAATAATTTTTCTGAGGTCAGCAAAGAACTGATCGGAGAAATTCAGGCTGAGCTTACGAATGGCAATCAGGAGCAGGCATCCGGCATGCTGAAAGATGTACAGGCAAACCTCGATAAAATTAATCATCACGGTAAACGGGCTGATTCTATTATAAAGGGAATGCTTCAGCACAGCCGCAGCAGTGCCGGAACAAAGGAGCCCGCAAATCTCAATGCACTTGCCGATGAATATTTCCGTCTGGCTTATCATGGCTTAAGGGCCAAAGACAAATCATTCAATGCTGCCATGGAAACGGATTATGATCCTGAAATTGGTCTGATCAGTTTTATTCCGCAGGATATCGGCAGGGTAATTTTAAATCTGATTACCAATGCCTTTTATGCTGTAAATGAAAAGCGAAAACTGGATCAACCCGGTTACAAACCTGTTGTAAAACTACAAACCAGAAAGATTTTAAACGGTGTAGAGGTGAACGTAACCGATAACGGCGATGGTATTCCTGACAGCATTAAAGATAAAATTTTCCAGCCGTTTTTTACAACAAAGCCAACAGGGCAGGGTACCGGTCTGGGGCTTAGCATGAGTTTCGACATCGTTACCAAAGGCCATGGCGGAGAGCTTAAAGTAGCGACAGCGGAGGGAAGGGGAACCACATTTACCATTTTTATTCCAACATGA
- a CDS encoding tetratricopeptide repeat protein: MKTVLKSITIIVLMIFSSYLTQSQNAKLDSLDRLIRNEADKKLRIRHMLEKSDLLAIINLDSAISFNLKILDASRQINYGLGQEEAMLKLVHTYTYSGNSAAALQQLSGLRQYVEQTGDSGSFANYYSTAGLYYGMQSRYDSSIYFYEKAIPLYEKIGNRERTAQSASNLAIAFQQQSNYSMALLYQQKALRIQEEDGNISSQAYTLVNMANTYQNMGDNPRAESYFLKSIDLAKRQQLTNVELYAYTNLSSMFLEIEQWQKAYDNAIEAVKLGRRMGDKGIQAASLSKAALAKANQSVSGEALQLSKSAIALADSVNQPMITQQAYSSIGFVLKSQQKWNEAIPYYEKAMASLADADLFIEENGSLYRELSACYEQIGYTARALELYKKYTVISDSINSRENIRRATELTMNYEFEKKEQAARVLQRAKDEIYRTRMIGLGSGLFLSFIIIIGALIGYRGKQRANAQLRQQKTRIEDALKRLKDTQSQLIQSEKMASLGELTAGIAHEIQNPLNFVNNFSELSNELIAEIRDELALGNYEGANELLNDVHENLKKITHHGKRADGIVKGMLQHSRTSTGDKLPTDINNLSDEYLRLAYHGMRARDNSFNVNIITEYDPAVGEVDVVPQDMGRVMLNLINNALYAVAEKTKKSRDNGEEYEPKVSLVTKRKENAVEIRVSDNGDGIPDAIKDKVFQPFFTTKPTGQGTGLGLSLSYDIVTKVHGGELLIHGLNDGGAEFIVRLPMAVNQT; this comes from the coding sequence ATGAAAACTGTGCTGAAATCCATTACAATAATTGTGCTGATGATTTTCAGCAGTTATCTGACACAGTCGCAAAATGCGAAGCTTGACAGTCTTGACCGGCTTATCCGTAATGAAGCTGATAAAAAACTGCGCATCAGGCATATGCTTGAAAAGTCTGACCTGCTGGCCATTATCAACCTTGACTCCGCGATTAGCTTTAATTTAAAAATTTTAGATGCGTCGAGGCAGATAAACTACGGACTTGGTCAGGAAGAGGCGATGCTTAAGCTGGTCCACACCTATACCTATTCGGGAAATTCGGCGGCCGCGCTCCAACAGCTTTCTGGTTTAAGGCAATATGTTGAACAAACCGGGGATTCGGGAAGTTTCGCCAACTACTATTCTACGGCTGGTTTGTATTATGGTATGCAAAGCAGGTATGACTCCTCCATATACTTTTACGAAAAGGCCATTCCGCTTTATGAGAAAATCGGAAACCGGGAACGCACAGCACAAAGCGCTTCTAACCTTGCCATTGCTTTTCAGCAGCAGTCAAACTATTCTATGGCTTTGTTATATCAGCAGAAAGCGCTCAGAATTCAGGAGGAGGACGGGAATATTTCGAGTCAGGCGTACACTTTGGTGAACATGGCCAATACCTATCAGAATATGGGTGACAATCCGCGTGCTGAAAGTTATTTTCTTAAATCTATTGATCTGGCGAAACGGCAGCAACTGACCAATGTTGAATTGTATGCTTATACCAATCTTTCGAGCATGTTCCTCGAAATTGAGCAATGGCAAAAGGCGTACGATAATGCTATAGAAGCTGTAAAACTTGGAAGAAGAATGGGCGACAAGGGCATTCAGGCGGCAAGTTTGTCAAAAGCGGCTTTGGCAAAAGCAAATCAGAGCGTATCCGGTGAAGCCCTGCAGTTATCAAAAAGCGCCATTGCGCTCGCCGATTCAGTTAATCAGCCCATGATTACCCAGCAGGCATATTCAAGCATAGGGTTTGTTTTGAAATCGCAGCAAAAATGGAATGAGGCCATTCCTTACTATGAAAAGGCGATGGCTTCGCTGGCGGATGCCGATCTTTTTATAGAGGAAAACGGAAGTCTTTACAGGGAGTTGTCAGCGTGCTACGAACAGATTGGTTACACGGCCAGGGCGCTTGAGTTGTACAAAAAATATACGGTAATCTCCGACTCCATAAACAGCAGGGAAAACATCCGCAGGGCTACCGAGCTTACCATGAATTATGAATTTGAGAAAAAGGAACAGGCTGCCAGGGTGCTTCAGAGAGCCAAAGATGAGATTTACCGCACCCGGATGATCGGCCTTGGAAGTGGTCTGTTTCTATCCTTTATCATTATCATTGGCGCTTTAATTGGTTACCGCGGGAAACAAAGGGCCAATGCCCAGCTCAGGCAACAAAAAACCAGGATTGAGGATGCGTTGAAAAGGCTGAAGGATACCCAGTCGCAATTGATTCAATCAGAGAAAATGGCTTCTTTGGGTGAACTGACTGCAGGCATTGCCCACGAAATTCAAAACCCGCTGAATTTTGTCAACAATTTCTCCGAGTTAAGTAATGAATTGATTGCAGAGATCAGGGATGAATTAGCCCTGGGTAATTATGAAGGTGCAAACGAACTCTTGAATGATGTTCATGAAAACCTGAAAAAGATTACCCATCATGGTAAAAGAGCTGATGGCATTGTAAAGGGGATGCTTCAACACAGCCGGACCAGCACCGGAGATAAGCTGCCCACCGACATCAACAACCTTTCGGATGAATACCTGCGGCTGGCCTATCATGGGATGCGGGCAAGGGATAACAGCTTCAATGTTAATATTATAACCGAATACGACCCTGCTGTCGGGGAAGTGGATGTTGTCCCCCAGGATATGGGAAGGGTAATGCTCAACCTGATCAATAACGCCCTGTATGCCGTTGCTGAGAAAACTAAAAAATCAAGGGATAACGGTGAAGAATACGAACCTAAGGTTTCCCTTGTTACAAAAAGGAAGGAGAACGCCGTTGAAATCAGGGTATCAGACAATGGCGACGGGATTCCGGATGCAATTAAAGACAAGGTCTTCCAGCCTTTTTTTACAACAAAGCCAACCGGGCAGGGCACCGGACTGGGTTTGAGCTTAAGTTATGATATTGTGACCAAAGTGCATGGAGGCGAATTGCTGATACACGGACTGAATGATGGAGGTGCTGAATTTATTGTGCGGCTTCCGATGGCTGTAAACCAAACCTGA
- a CDS encoding IPExxxVDY family protein: MARKKLISEPLSYPDLGIIGISSQLKDYRLAYHINLTAALSLTRLDDLPVYQEKEGTLPEFPLFAYYECNRRLHFYLIGNSNHTAKLVPAYRQADYFLLTKGPFDPEHLDSLLRTIRKIEGVQLAFNVEGAKVKNLEGIMTDLELHLVGKGV; the protein is encoded by the coding sequence ATGGCCAGAAAGAAACTGATCAGCGAACCCCTGTCCTACCCTGATCTGGGGATAATAGGTATCAGCAGCCAGCTGAAGGATTACCGGCTGGCCTACCACATTAACCTCACCGCTGCCCTTTCCCTTACAAGGCTCGACGATCTTCCCGTTTACCAGGAAAAAGAAGGGACCCTGCCCGAATTTCCGCTCTTCGCGTATTATGAATGCAACCGCCGGCTCCATTTTTACCTGATCGGTAACAGCAACCACACCGCCAAACTGGTCCCCGCTTACCGTCAGGCGGATTACTTCCTGTTGACCAAAGGGCCTTTCGACCCGGAACACCTGGACTCCCTGCTCCGGACCATCCGTAAAATAGAAGGCGTGCAACTGGCCTTTAACGTGGAGGGTGCAAAAGTGAAAAACCTCGAAGGCATAATGACCGACCTGGAGCTGCACCTGGTTGGGAAGGGAGTCTGA
- a CDS encoding helix-turn-helix transcriptional regulator: MNNRIKELRARFDLTQDELAKKVNVRRETIVFLEKNKYNPSLKLAYDIARVFEVTIEEVFLFNEDHSD; encoded by the coding sequence ATGAATAACCGTATAAAAGAGCTCAGGGCACGTTTTGACCTGACACAGGATGAATTGGCTAAAAAAGTGAATGTACGAAGAGAAACCATTGTATTCCTGGAAAAGAACAAATACAACCCGTCACTGAAACTGGCTTATGATATTGCCAGGGTATTTGAAGTTACCATTGAGGAGGTATTTCTGTTTAATGAAGACCATTCAGATTAG